Proteins encoded within one genomic window of Hevea brasiliensis isolate MT/VB/25A 57/8 chromosome 8, ASM3005281v1, whole genome shotgun sequence:
- the LOC110663054 gene encoding zinc finger protein ZAT10, translated as MALEALNSPTTATPFNYEDTWTKRKRSKRPRSESPPTEDEYLALCLIMLARGGGSTTKEASFSSPSSSPSPPTPQPPALTLSYKCTVCNKAFPSYQALGGHKASHKKSSSETTTATANDKPSSSSNISTTTANTASVRTHECSICHKTFPTGQALGGHKRRHYEGPVGGGNNNSSSAITSSEGGASQSQGQSQSRVGGFEFDLNLPAMPELNDSSITRQLFREQEMESPLAGKKPRLSFLLKQEEN; from the coding sequence ATGGCTCTTGAAGCTCTAAATTCCCCCACCACAGCCACTCCTTTCAACTATGAGGATACCTGGACTAAAAGAAAACGATCCAAGAGGCCTCGCAGCGAATCCCCTCCTACTGAGGATGAGTATCTCGCTCTCTGCCTTATCATGCTTGCTCGAGGCGGTGGCTCCACCACTAAAGAAGCTTCATTTTCATCTCCATCTTCATCTCCTTCTCCACCGACACCTCAACCGCCAGCTTTGACTCTTTCTTACAAGTGTACTGTTTGCAACAAGGCTTTCCCTTCTTATCAAGCTCTTGGCGGACACAAGGCTAGCCATAAAAAATCCTCATCTGAGACTACTACCGCCACCGCCAACGACAAACCTTCATCCTCCTCAAACATCAGCACCACCACTGCTAACACCGCCAGTGTAAGGACCCATGAGTGTTCTATTTGTCATAAGACCTTCCCCACCGGTCAAGCCTTAGGTGGCCACAAGCGTCGTCACTATGAAGGCCCTGTTGGTGGTGGTAACAACAATAGCAGCAGCGCCATAACCTCATCGGAAGGTGGCGCAAGCCAGAGTCAGGGTCAAAGTCAAAGCCGAGTAGGCGGCTTCGAATTTGACCTGAATTTGCCGGCTATGCCTGAGTTGAATGATTCAAGTATCACTCGACAATTGTTTAGAGAGCAAGAAATGGAGAGTCCTCTGGCTGGAAAGAAACCAAG
- the LOC110663052 gene encoding ATP-dependent Clp protease proteolytic subunit-related protein 1, chloroplastic, protein MATSFLSQLSAPTPELATPSSGLPNSSFLSTTKLVFLTNTRKQRLVQQRCYKPPSASGKSFDHIPKQFRQENLKDGLMDNYKNVPRHLYGLTPSQLDMFMTEDNPVRRQSESVTEESISSRKNYLEHGGMYSVSGMMDRGPSKYSMSVSMYRGGGRGYGRPRSAPPDLPSLLLDARICYLGMPIVPAVTELLVAQFMYLDYDDSSKPIYLYINSSGTQNEKMETVGSETEAYAIADAMAYCKSTVYTVNCGMAYGQAAMLLSLGAKGYRALQPNSSTKLYLPKVNKSSGAVIDMWIKAKELDANTEYYIDLLAKGTGKTKEEINKDIQRPKYFKAQEAIDYGLADKIVDSSDDAFEKRDYDALLAQSKAMRAAAAGPRAAPSGFR, encoded by the exons ATGGCAACCTCTTTCCTGTCTCAGCTCTCAGCCCCAACTCCAGAACTGGCGACTCCATCTTCTGGCCTTCCAAATTCCTCTTTCCTCTCTACCACCAAGCTCGTCTTCTTGACCAATACAAGAAAACAGAGATTAGTTCAACAGAGATGCTACAAGCCCCCTTctgcatctgggaagtctttcgaCCACATACCCAAGCAGTTCAGACAAGAAAATCTCAAGGATGGAT TGATGGATAATTACAAGAATGTTCCACGACATCTTTATGGCCTTACTCCTTCACAACTGGACATGTTCATGACTGAAGATAATCCAGTCCGTCGACAGTCAGAAAGTGTTACAGag GAAAGTATCTCTTCTAGAAAGAATTATTTGGAGCATGGGGGAATGTACAGTGTATCAGGCATGATGGATAGGGGTCCTTCAAAATATAGTATGAGTGTAAGCATGTACCGTGGAGGAGGAAGAGGATATGGGAGACCTAGGAGTGCTCCTCCGGATTTGCCTTCTTTGCTCTTAGATGCTCGAATATGCTATCTGGGAATGCCT ATTGTACCTGCAGTCACCGAGCTTCTTGTAGCTCAGTTTATGTATTTGGATTATGATGACTCTTCAAAGCCTATATATCTGTACATAAACTCATCTGGGACACAG AATGAGAAGATGGAAACTGTTGGTTCTGAAACAGAGGCATATGCCATTGCTGATGCCATGGCT tattgCAAATCAACTGTCTATACTGTGAATTGTGGCATGGCATATGGTCAAGCAGCAATGCTTCTTTCTCTAGGCGCCAAGGGTTACCGTGCTTTACAGCCAAACTCATCCA CCAAGTTGTATCTGCCAAAAGTTAACAAATCAAGTGGGGCTGTGATAGATATGTGGATTAAG GCCAAGGAACTTGATGCAAACACGGAGTATTACATTGATCTACTAGCAAAGGGAACTGGGAAGACAAAGGAAGAAATTAATAAAGACATCCAGCGACCTAAATATTTCAAAGCACAAGAAGCTATAGACTATGGCCTTGCAGATAAGATAGTTGACTCGAGCGATGATGCATTTGAGAAACGG GATTATGATGCATTGCTTGCTCAATCAAAAGCCATGAGGGCCGCAGCTGCTGGTCCGAGAGCAGCTCCTTCAGGATTTAGGTAA